In the Leptolyngbya sp. FACHB-261 genome, one interval contains:
- a CDS encoding MFS transporter, producing the protein MMFQSIETLLAMPSAQFGLAQAILNLPLAQIVLSPDESALFFLSGPQFFIALIAGVVMAFAFQFLLTNISVAAGISGGAKALDTDSDESWGKSIRKVEAKVGLWTLFTVNTALFIACFLAVKLTLINSGSLGAIVGVVIWSVYFLLLLWVSSQAVGSLVSSVVDTASSGLQGVMGTAATALSGRAINNQVVNTVEASVEAATRELRSAIAPDRVRDGVEDYLTNLQLPGLNLGAVRSGFETLLRSSDLQSLADSDLLKQVNRETFVNLVSQRTDFSKQDVERVADQLETAWNQVVKQGRPPELQANLLDFVQSALPEELKGGQLRDRLEQLIQPQQNQQNQQDRQNPQKQGSLTNRALQMGIGTLMSTLSKRVDLSDLGLEKIAGQLNSLSQQLTEQASKVGSGADGNASAGQPPFSTIRTDIESYLLNSPPWHLNRETLDLEFRETIYDPEANPGNVRQQLESLNRDYFVNVLTRREGITPEKVNEVADQLEQIRQDVFETVRTAEEQERSQDLRQRLENYLRSTSKEELNPENIERSFTQLLADPEASYEILSNRLSQFDRETLKQILVAGRQDLSQEEADQILTQLESSRDRFLSQSQETWNQAQAQAGELRQRVEAYLRDTNLAELNPEGIQQELRTLLDDPQAGLSALRSRLSQFDRDTLVQLLTQRGDLSEEQVNQVIDQIESVRDSILGAPQQLAGQAKEQYDRVTTQIAEYLRGTNLEELNPEGIQRDLLTLLSDPTTGTSALRERLSQVDRETLVKLLSQRGDLNEEQVNQIIDQVQEAIRSIIKAPRRLAIRAGERVRDFQSDLTGYLRNTNKEELNPEGIKRDLQLLLRQPQAGMSSLGDRLSQFDRSTLVALLSQREDISEEEANQIVEQIISVRDQLDEQIQAVQRRAQAALDSVFTRTRDYLNSLDRPELNYEGIQHDFRKLFDDPEAGFDALRDRLGQFDRDTLVALLSSRSDISEEQANRVVNQIEGVRDGVLNRAERLQQQAQKRIKELKHKAKAQAEEAQKTVATAAWWLFGTAATSVATAAIAGVIAAGGLTALGLRGSI; encoded by the coding sequence ATGATGTTTCAAAGTATAGAAACCCTTCTGGCAATGCCCAGTGCTCAGTTTGGGCTTGCCCAAGCTATTCTCAATTTGCCATTGGCTCAGATTGTGCTGTCTCCAGACGAATCAGCCTTGTTTTTTCTCTCAGGACCTCAATTTTTCATCGCCTTGATCGCTGGGGTGGTCATGGCTTTTGCCTTTCAGTTTCTGTTGACGAACATATCGGTTGCAGCAGGTATTTCGGGTGGAGCCAAAGCACTAGATACTGACTCAGATGAAAGTTGGGGCAAGAGTATCCGCAAAGTCGAAGCCAAAGTGGGGCTTTGGACTCTATTTACGGTTAACACAGCTCTGTTTATCGCCTGTTTTTTAGCTGTAAAACTGACTCTGATTAACAGTGGAAGTTTGGGAGCTATTGTCGGAGTCGTGATCTGGTCAGTGTACTTTCTGCTGCTGCTTTGGGTGAGTTCGCAAGCAGTTGGCTCTCTGGTCAGTTCTGTTGTTGATACGGCAAGCTCAGGTTTACAGGGCGTGATGGGCACAGCAGCAACCGCCCTCAGTGGTCGGGCCATCAATAACCAAGTGGTCAATACGGTGGAAGCTTCTGTTGAGGCAGCCACTCGAGAATTGCGCTCAGCAATTGCGCCAGACCGGGTGCGAGACGGCGTCGAAGATTACCTCACAAATCTGCAACTTCCTGGGTTAAATCTGGGAGCAGTTCGGAGCGGCTTTGAAACCTTGCTGCGGAGTTCGGACTTGCAATCGCTTGCTGATAGTGACCTATTGAAGCAGGTAAACCGCGAGACGTTTGTGAATTTGGTCAGCCAACGCACCGACTTCTCGAAACAAGATGTGGAGCGGGTGGCAGACCAATTAGAGACGGCCTGGAATCAGGTGGTTAAACAAGGACGACCGCCAGAACTTCAAGCGAACCTGTTGGACTTCGTCCAATCTGCACTGCCAGAGGAGTTGAAAGGAGGGCAACTGCGGGATCGTCTTGAGCAGCTTATTCAGCCACAGCAAAACCAGCAAAATCAACAAGATCGCCAAAACCCGCAGAAGCAAGGTAGCCTAACCAACCGAGCTTTACAGATGGGAATCGGTACTCTCATGTCGACTTTGTCTAAGAGAGTAGACCTGTCTGATCTAGGCCTGGAGAAGATTGCCGGACAGCTGAATTCTCTCAGTCAACAACTCACTGAGCAAGCTAGCAAAGTTGGCAGTGGCGCGGATGGCAATGCCTCAGCCGGGCAACCTCCCTTCAGCACCATCCGGACCGATATCGAAAGCTACCTGCTCAATTCTCCACCCTGGCATTTGAACCGGGAAACTCTCGATCTCGAATTCAGAGAGACCATTTACGATCCAGAGGCAAACCCAGGCAACGTTCGGCAACAGTTAGAGTCACTCAATCGTGACTACTTCGTGAACGTGCTAACTCGGCGGGAAGGCATTACCCCTGAGAAAGTTAACGAAGTCGCTGATCAGCTCGAACAGATTCGCCAAGACGTTTTTGAAACGGTGCGCACGGCTGAAGAACAAGAGCGGTCGCAGGATCTGCGCCAGCGCCTTGAAAATTATTTGCGCTCCACCTCAAAAGAGGAACTGAATCCAGAAAACATTGAGCGCAGCTTTACCCAGTTACTGGCGGACCCAGAAGCCAGTTATGAAATACTGAGCAACCGTTTGTCTCAATTCGATCGGGAAACGCTCAAGCAAATTCTAGTAGCCGGACGGCAAGATCTGAGCCAGGAAGAGGCAGACCAAATCTTGACTCAGCTTGAAAGCAGCCGGGATCGCTTTTTGAGTCAGTCTCAAGAAACCTGGAACCAGGCGCAAGCCCAGGCAGGCGAGTTGCGGCAACGGGTCGAAGCCTATTTGCGCGATACCAATCTAGCGGAGTTAAATCCTGAAGGCATTCAGCAGGAGCTCCGAACCTTACTCGATGATCCTCAAGCAGGATTGTCCGCATTACGAAGTCGGCTCTCACAATTTGACCGGGACACGCTGGTGCAACTGTTAACCCAGCGGGGCGACCTCAGTGAGGAGCAGGTCAACCAAGTCATCGATCAGATTGAATCAGTCCGGGATAGTATCCTGGGAGCTCCGCAACAGTTAGCCGGTCAGGCGAAAGAGCAGTACGACCGCGTCACTACTCAGATTGCAGAGTACCTACGAGGCACCAACTTAGAAGAACTCAACCCGGAAGGGATTCAGCGTGATCTGCTCACTCTACTCAGCGATCCAACCACCGGAACTTCAGCGCTGCGAGAGCGGCTCTCACAAGTAGATCGAGAAACTCTGGTGAAGTTGCTGAGCCAACGGGGCGATCTGAACGAGGAGCAAGTCAATCAGATTATTGATCAGGTACAAGAAGCCATTCGCAGCATTATCAAAGCGCCGCGGCGTTTAGCCATTCGGGCTGGAGAGCGGGTGCGAGATTTCCAAAGCGATTTGACAGGCTACCTGCGCAACACCAACAAAGAAGAACTGAATCCAGAAGGCATCAAACGAGACTTGCAATTGTTGCTCAGGCAGCCGCAGGCAGGCATGAGTAGCCTAGGAGATCGGCTCTCGCAGTTTGACCGCTCTACCCTTGTTGCTTTGCTATCACAACGAGAGGACATTAGCGAAGAAGAAGCCAATCAGATTGTGGAGCAGATTATCTCTGTTCGGGATCAGTTAGATGAACAGATTCAAGCGGTTCAGCGTCGGGCACAAGCAGCCCTTGACAGCGTTTTTACCAGAACCCGGGATTACCTCAACTCTCTCGATCGTCCTGAACTTAACTACGAGGGTATTCAGCACGACTTCCGCAAGTTGTTTGACGACCCGGAGGCTGGATTTGATGCCCTACGCGACCGCCTCGGCCAGTTTGATCGCGATACTCTCGTTGCCCTGCTCAGTTCTCGCTCAGATATCTCTGAGGAGCAAGCCAACCGAGTCGTTAACCAGATTGAAGGGGTGCGGGATGGCGTTCTCAATCGAGCAGAACGGCTTCAGCAACAAGCGCAAAAACGCATTAAAGAGCTGAAGCACAAGGCTAAAGCACAAGCAGAAGAAGCCCAGAAGACAGTTGCAACCGCTGCGTGGTGGCTATTTGGGACCGCAGCAACCTCTGTGGCAACCGCAGCAATTGCGGGGGTGATTGCGGCAGGAGGTTTAACTGCCTTGGGTCTCAGAGGTTCAATCTAG
- a CDS encoding calcium-binding protein — translation MAIVNGNPGNNVLKGTPVGDSISGLAGNDLLDGLDDNDFLNGAAGNDRLFGASGNDRLVGGGGNDRLVGGDGVDTYVGGVGNDTYVIDSTDTPLNADAAGVDTVIANFDYTLRPTYENLRLVGPAIFGIGNGLNNTIIGNDNNNVLNGGGGIDTLQGGKGDDTYVVNVAADQVNEGIAAGYDTVRSLALNFTLGANLEALILAGRGRNGNGNENNNQITGNGFNNILNGLDGNDTIDGGIGADTLIGGTGNDTYFVNLGSDRIVEDFNNGFDIVRSSAFRFALSANLENLILEFGASHGTGNELNNRIFGNSNNNILSGLGGNDTLVGGEGADTLIGGMGDDTYSIDSADAPLEPDAGGIDTVVANFDYALGATYENLTLLGPAIYGTGNGLNNTIIGNDNNNILNGSGGNDNLQGGKGDDTYYVNSAGDVVVEQLNGGLVDTVISSESYVLGANVENLTLIGNANRNGTGNADNNIIQGNNGNNRLDGKGGADTLIGGAGNDTYVINASQDVVSEEGGSGFDVVEAYASFALSEGVENLVLMSGASIDGTGNSGNNTITGNAGNNRLDGREGVDTLIGGAGNDTYVTDGSDAILESGGNGNDTIETNITFSIASLTNVIENLVLTGTANIDATGNASNNFIIGNSGNNVINGNGGNDTLIGNEGNDTYLVDATLDTVIEEAGEGNADTVYMQANLDYTLSANVEILYLASGTANVDGTGNDSVNTIVGNDGNNELKGGSGNDTLIGGAGNDTLIGESGDDRLEGGLGNDSYQVSSFADVVVEDFNGGELDTVFSTANNYTLGANLENLVLSAYGNINGTGNALNNAITGNDGKNTLISGDGNDTISGGRDNDIINGGAGSDILIGGTGADNLTGGSGNDDFVIDDGLQLADIITDFSVAQVDRIVLDATKFDRLAVQVGNALTDTQFAVINNDIASELASAGASGALIVYNNTTGKLFYNENGAEAGLGTGTHFASLANLAFLSASNFFVQV, via the coding sequence ATGGCAATTGTTAATGGTAATCCTGGCAACAACGTCCTTAAGGGCACGCCAGTCGGCGATTCCATCTCTGGATTAGCCGGAAACGATCTTTTAGACGGACTCGATGATAATGACTTTTTAAATGGTGCTGCTGGTAACGACCGCCTATTTGGGGCGTCTGGCAATGACCGCTTAGTGGGTGGTGGTGGTAACGATCGGCTGGTCGGTGGCGATGGCGTTGACACCTATGTTGGTGGTGTGGGCAACGACACTTATGTCATTGATAGTACGGATACGCCACTCAATGCAGATGCCGCAGGCGTTGATACCGTCATCGCTAATTTTGACTACACCTTGCGCCCAACCTATGAAAATTTGAGGTTAGTCGGTCCAGCTATTTTTGGCATCGGCAATGGTCTCAATAACACAATTATTGGCAATGACAATAACAATGTCTTAAACGGCGGCGGTGGCATTGATACTTTACAAGGTGGTAAGGGCGATGACACTTATGTAGTCAATGTCGCTGCCGATCAGGTGAATGAAGGGATCGCTGCGGGCTATGATACAGTCCGCTCACTCGCCCTAAACTTCACTTTAGGAGCAAATCTCGAAGCTCTGATTTTGGCTGGTCGTGGTCGTAACGGTAACGGCAACGAGAATAACAACCAAATCACCGGGAACGGCTTCAATAATATTCTCAACGGGCTGGATGGTAATGACACTATTGATGGTGGTATAGGCGCAGACACATTAATCGGTGGCACTGGCAACGACACTTACTTTGTTAATCTTGGCAGCGACCGCATTGTTGAAGACTTTAACAACGGCTTTGATATCGTTCGATCTTCAGCGTTCCGGTTCGCCTTGAGCGCTAACCTAGAGAACTTAATTCTGGAGTTCGGTGCCTCTCATGGTACAGGCAACGAACTTAATAATCGCATCTTCGGCAACAGCAACAACAACATTCTCAGTGGCTTAGGCGGCAACGATACTCTAGTTGGTGGCGAAGGTGCTGATACCCTGATTGGCGGTATGGGAGATGACACTTATTCCATTGACAGTGCTGATGCTCCTCTAGAACCAGATGCCGGTGGCATCGATACAGTCGTTGCCAATTTTGACTACGCTTTAGGTGCCACTTACGAAAACCTAACGCTGCTCGGTCCAGCTATTTATGGGACTGGCAATGGTCTTAACAACACAATCATTGGCAACGATAACAACAACATTCTGAATGGCAGTGGCGGTAACGACAACCTCCAAGGCGGTAAGGGGGATGACACTTATTATGTCAACTCTGCTGGGGATGTTGTTGTTGAGCAACTCAACGGCGGTTTAGTTGATACCGTTATCTCTAGTGAATCTTACGTCTTAGGTGCCAATGTTGAGAACCTGACCCTGATCGGTAATGCCAATCGCAACGGTACCGGCAATGCGGATAACAATATTATCCAGGGTAATAATGGCAACAACCGTCTAGATGGCAAGGGCGGTGCTGATACGCTAATTGGCGGTGCAGGCAATGACACTTACGTCATTAATGCTAGCCAAGATGTTGTCAGTGAAGAAGGCGGCAGTGGCTTCGACGTGGTTGAAGCTTATGCCTCGTTCGCGCTCTCAGAGGGAGTTGAAAACCTGGTCTTGATGAGTGGTGCCAGCATTGATGGCACAGGTAATTCGGGCAATAACACGATTACTGGTAACGCTGGCAATAACCGCTTGGACGGTCGAGAAGGTGTTGATACTTTGATCGGCGGCGCAGGTAACGACACCTATGTAACTGATGGTTCAGATGCCATCCTTGAGTCAGGCGGTAACGGCAACGACACCATTGAGACGAATATTACCTTCTCGATTGCTAGCCTGACTAATGTTATCGAAAACCTGGTTCTAACGGGTACTGCTAACATCGATGCGACTGGCAACGCCAGCAACAATTTCATCATCGGCAATAGCGGTAACAACGTCATCAATGGCAACGGTGGTAACGATACTCTAATTGGCAACGAAGGTAATGATACCTACCTTGTAGATGCTACTCTAGACACCGTTATCGAAGAAGCAGGGGAGGGCAATGCCGATACCGTTTATATGCAGGCTAACCTTGACTATACTCTGAGCGCTAACGTCGAGATTTTATACCTCGCCTCAGGTACAGCCAATGTTGATGGTACTGGTAATGATTCTGTAAACACGATCGTAGGCAATGACGGCAACAACGAGCTCAAAGGTGGCAGCGGTAACGATACTCTAATCGGCGGTGCTGGTAACGACACGCTAATCGGTGAATCGGGTGATGATCGGCTTGAGGGTGGCTTAGGCAATGACTCTTATCAGGTCAGCTCTTTCGCTGACGTTGTTGTCGAAGATTTCAATGGCGGTGAACTTGATACTGTCTTCTCAACAGCCAATAACTACACTTTAGGCGCCAACCTTGAGAATCTGGTCTTAAGTGCCTATGGCAATATCAACGGCACCGGCAATGCACTAAATAACGCGATCACGGGCAATGACGGCAAAAACACCTTGATTAGTGGAGATGGCAATGACACGATCAGTGGCGGTAGGGACAATGACATCATCAACGGTGGCGCTGGCTCTGATATTCTGATCGGTGGCACTGGCGCTGATAACTTGACTGGTGGCTCTGGTAACGATGACTTTGTCATTGATGATGGTCTCCAACTGGCTGACATTATCACTGACTTCAGTGTTGCTCAGGTAGATCGCATTGTTCTGGATGCAACCAAGTTTGATCGTCTTGCCGTGCAAGTTGGTAACGCGCTGACAGATACTCAGTTTGCGGTAATCAATAATGACATTGCGTCGGAGCTAGCCAGTGCAGGTGCTAGCGGAGCGCTGATCGTCTACAACAACACAACAGGCAAGCTGTTCTACAACGAGAATGGAGCTGAGGCAGGTTTGGGAACTGGCACTCACTTTGCAAGCTTAGCCAACCTCGCCTTCCTGTCGGCATCTAATTTCTTTGTTCAGGTCTAA
- a CDS encoding S8 family serine peptidase has protein sequence MVDEADLGRVLQRGGQELDLQRVDDRFIVRTTPATAAPRSPEDLGQTVSATFVRAIPNTNLDEFSVDPGQAEAAIADLRQQEDVAFVSRVYKLRDNPGAFVYFTDQITVQFAPGTDDSTIEEIANRFGLQFLKPVEGLDKTSVFLVTRRATENPVKITNRLAAMPEVSQAEPEMVVEASARYQPKDEGYLQQWHLSNNGGAQLAPNSHIFADQAWDITRGKREVIVAVADDGFDLSHRDFQGTGKIVAPRDFSDRDADPNPGSAQEKHGTACAGLAIAEENGYGSVGVAPGCAFMPIRTSGFLDDNTIEALFAHVTQNGAAVLSCSWGPSTLTFPLSIRQQAAIRNVVNNGRRGKGCVVVFACGNANRPIKGAVDEQGWPRDAIKGATQWLDGFCTNPDVMAISAITSLNKKAAYSNWGPEVSVCAPSNNAHPGLFLERTGYTRTGPSIADSLLVGRAIYTTDRTGPAGYGPGEFTSTFGGTSSAAPIVAGVAALVISANPNLTAREVRQIIEQTADKIVDNSVDPQFNVNRGNYDAKGHSQWFGYGRVNAAKAVQEAARRAAPPTTTPTPIPTTPTTPTPTPTTPTTPTTPTPVTGWLRLENSTILPIPDATPAGVTSSIQCLQPGNVQDIEVEVDIEHDSFVGDLDVILIPPSGNAITLQSKSGGRNVRLQKKFTPQDTPGLETARNTTSLGKWSLRVVDSVKDDVGKLRSWKLGLLLGTSRAPSAGPATTPVPAAQSAAPAPTPATAQTSTPAPAAALKAPTPAPTQAPTPAPTPTPAPAPTPAPVATPAPAPASTPTPTPAAASAPSISTPTPSAAPAPTQASVSTQASAPAPTSTPKPTPAPAQTSTSVPAPTPAPAPTSASAPSTPTPTLASIQAPASSPTPAPAPAPAPASTPAPTPTPAAAPTPKPSPAPAQTSGPAPTPTPIPVPIPVLVPTPSSSPIPALISTLTPTTATPAPVSTSTPTPAPAPAPAPTPTPAVATSAPLRLTARVDQPIPDGDPKGVTSTLTVTQAGKIRSVTVEVDITHPFSGDLRIKLLASGGQTVLLHDLQGGATSGLKKTFTAPDSPALASLANTPAAGEWRITVSDLVTNDTGRFNSWALNLTLT, from the coding sequence ACGGTGCAATTTGCCCCAGGAACTGACGATTCAACCATTGAAGAAATCGCCAATCGCTTTGGACTTCAGTTTCTAAAGCCAGTAGAGGGATTGGATAAAACTTCTGTGTTTTTGGTGACGCGTCGGGCCACCGAGAACCCGGTCAAAATCACCAACCGCCTCGCGGCTATGCCAGAGGTTTCGCAGGCTGAGCCGGAGATGGTAGTTGAGGCCTCTGCTCGTTATCAACCCAAAGATGAGGGCTATTTGCAGCAGTGGCATCTCAGCAACAACGGTGGAGCTCAATTAGCACCTAACTCTCATATTTTCGCGGACCAGGCCTGGGATATCACTCGCGGTAAGCGCGAGGTAATTGTTGCTGTAGCTGACGACGGTTTTGACCTCAGCCATCGCGACTTTCAAGGAACGGGCAAAATTGTTGCCCCTCGTGATTTTAGCGACCGTGACGCTGACCCAAATCCTGGTTCGGCCCAAGAAAAGCATGGTACTGCCTGTGCCGGTTTAGCGATAGCCGAAGAAAACGGTTACGGCTCAGTAGGGGTAGCCCCAGGCTGCGCCTTCATGCCGATTCGCACCTCCGGTTTCCTGGATGACAACACGATTGAGGCTCTGTTCGCCCATGTGACGCAGAATGGTGCAGCTGTTCTGTCCTGTAGCTGGGGTCCTAGCACGCTGACTTTTCCGCTGTCCATTCGACAACAGGCGGCGATTCGGAACGTTGTGAATAATGGTCGCAGGGGCAAGGGCTGCGTGGTTGTCTTCGCCTGCGGCAATGCCAATCGTCCGATCAAAGGGGCGGTGGATGAGCAAGGCTGGCCACGCGATGCCATTAAAGGAGCGACTCAGTGGCTCGATGGCTTTTGCACCAACCCCGATGTGATGGCAATTTCAGCGATCACCAGCTTGAACAAAAAAGCGGCCTACAGCAACTGGGGGCCTGAAGTTTCCGTTTGTGCGCCTAGCAACAATGCCCACCCCGGTCTTTTCCTGGAGCGCACTGGCTACACCCGTACGGGGCCATCGATTGCCGATAGCCTGCTGGTGGGTCGGGCCATTTATACCACTGACCGCACTGGGCCAGCTGGTTATGGTCCGGGTGAATTTACCAGCACCTTTGGTGGTACCTCCAGCGCAGCACCAATTGTCGCTGGTGTTGCTGCCCTGGTGATCTCGGCCAATCCCAACCTGACTGCTCGCGAAGTGCGGCAGATTATTGAGCAGACTGCTGACAAGATTGTGGACAACAGCGTTGATCCGCAATTTAACGTCAACCGGGGGAATTACGACGCTAAAGGGCATTCCCAATGGTTTGGCTATGGTCGGGTCAACGCGGCTAAGGCTGTTCAGGAAGCTGCCCGTCGCGCGGCCCCTCCTACTACTACACCTACGCCCATTCCTACTACGCCTACTACCCCCACGCCTACGCCTACTACGCCCACTACCCCCACCACGCCGACACCTGTAACGGGTTGGCTACGCCTGGAAAATTCGACGATCTTGCCCATTCCAGATGCCACCCCCGCCGGCGTAACCAGCAGTATTCAATGTCTGCAACCGGGCAATGTTCAGGACATTGAGGTTGAGGTTGATATTGAGCATGACTCCTTTGTGGGCGATCTCGACGTCATTTTGATTCCACCGTCAGGCAACGCGATTACCTTGCAATCTAAGTCTGGGGGTCGCAACGTTCGTCTCCAGAAGAAATTTACCCCTCAAGACACGCCTGGTTTAGAGACGGCACGTAATACCACTAGCCTGGGCAAGTGGTCCTTGCGAGTGGTTGATAGCGTTAAAGACGATGTTGGGAAGCTGCGCAGTTGGAAGTTGGGGCTGCTGCTTGGCACTAGCCGTGCGCCTAGTGCGGGTCCTGCAACCACGCCAGTACCCGCCGCCCAGTCTGCCGCGCCTGCTCCTACGCCTGCGACTGCTCAAACTTCGACACCTGCTCCTGCTGCTGCGCTCAAGGCCCCCACTCCAGCACCCACACAAGCCCCAACTCCTGCTCCGACTCCGACTCCGGCTCCGGCTCCGACTCCGGCTCCGGTAGCCACTCCGGCTCCTGCACCTGCTTCAACGCCTACCCCTACTCCCGCAGCGGCCTCTGCGCCGTCAATCTCAACCCCAACCCCAAGCGCTGCTCCTGCTCCTACGCAGGCATCTGTTTCTACGCAAGCATCTGCGCCTGCCCCTACTTCCACTCCAAAACCAACGCCTGCGCCTGCCCAAACTTCAACCTCAGTACCCGCCCCAACGCCTGCGCCCGCCCCAACCTCAGCCTCTGCGCCGTCAACTCCAACCCCAACTCTTGCTTCTATCCAAGCACCCGCATCCTCCCCAACACCTGCACCTGCCCCGGCTCCTGCACCTGCTTCAACACCTGCACCCACTCCAACTCCTGCGGCTGCCCCAACTCCTAAGCCTTCTCCTGCGCCCGCTCAAACTTCTGGGCCTGCGCCAACTCCTACCCCTATTCCTGTCCCCATTCCAGTCCTAGTACCCACGCCTTCCTCATCTCCCATACCAGCCCTAATCTCGACGCTGACACCAACAACGGCTACGCCAGCACCTGTTTCTACGTCTACGCCCACACCTGCGCCAGCCCCAGCCCCTGCGCCCACACCGACTCCCGCAGTTGCAACGTCTGCTCCGCTGCGGCTTACCGCTCGTGTTGATCAGCCCATCCCGGATGGCGACCCGAAGGGGGTCACCAGCACATTGACGGTTACTCAAGCAGGCAAGATCCGCAGTGTCACGGTTGAGGTTGATATTACCCATCCGTTTAGTGGTGATTTGCGGATCAAGCTGCTGGCCTCAGGCGGGCAGACTGTGCTTCTGCACGATCTTCAGGGTGGAGCTACCTCTGGCCTCAAGAAAACGTTTACTGCTCCCGATAGTCCAGCCCTAGCTTCCCTGGCTAACACCCCTGCGGCTGGTGAGTGGCGAATCACCGTGAGCGATCTAGTTACCAATGACACTGGGCGGTTTAATAGCTGGGCACTTAATCTCACGCTTACCTAG